The DNA segment TCTCCAAGGCGGGGCTGGGCGAGGCCATGGTGGAGGTGACGCTGGAGACCACCGGCCCCGCCCACATCGAGGAGCTGGAGCAGGCCCTGCGCAACCAGGGCATCCAGGTCGCCCGGAAGTAACGAGGGGGTGTCGCCCCGAGGGAGGGAGGGGGGCTTGCGTCCGCGCTCGGGGGCTCGGCCATACTGGAGGGCATGAGTTCCAGTGCCCTGCTCGCCGCCCTCCTCCTCGCCGCCGCCCCGCCCCCGTCCGCCCAGAAGGCCAGGGAGCTCGCCGCCAGCGGCTCCTGGGAGGAGCTGTACCTCGCCTTCGCTTCCGGTGACGTCTCGGGCGTGCCGGAGGCGCAGCGGCGCACCATCTCCGCCGCGCTGCTCAAGGGCTGCGAGGCCCTGCTGGGCGACGATGCGGTGATGGCGTACTCGTTGGGAGAGCGCGCCGCGGTGTACGACGAGTCCGCCGGGGCGCTGCGGTGCCTGGCGCGCTCCGCGCGCAAGACGGACCAGCGCGCGGCCGCGGAGGCCGCCCTGCGCAAGGGCCTGGAGCGCCACCCGAAGGACGGCAGCTTCGGCCTGGAGCTGGGCCGGCTGCTGCTGGAGGAGCAGGACTCCGCCGGGGCCCTGGCGGTGCTGGAGAAGGTGCCGCCCCGCTCGAAGGAGGGCGCCGAGGCGAAGCGCCTCATCCAGCAGGCCCGCGCGAAGACCAGCGAGGAGGGCGCGGCGCGGCGCGAGGCCGAGCGCCTGGAGCAGCGCATCAACGGCAAGACGGGAGCCGTCCCCGCGGGCGGCGGTGCCAGCCGCGGCGACACGCGCCCGGCCAGCCTCACCTACGAGTCCAGCACCGGCCCGGGCGGCATGCGCACGCGCGCCAACAGCCGCTTCGTCATCCGCTACTTCAACAACGAGCGCGACTTCGGGCAGCGCGCCGAATACGAGGGACAGGTCGTCTCCGCGCTCGACGAGGCCTACGACTTCACGCGCCGCATCCTCGGCGAGGTGCGCCAGGCGCCCGTGGATGTCATCCTCTACACACTCGCCGAGTTCAGTACCCACTTCGGCGCGCGCACGGCACGCGGGGTGGCGGGGCTCTACTCGGAGAACGCCATCCGCATCAACGACGCCGCCGAGCTGACGCAGATGACCAAGGCCACCCTGGTGCACGA comes from the Pyxidicoccus xibeiensis genome and includes:
- a CDS encoding peptidase MA family metallohydrolase, which translates into the protein MSSSALLAALLLAAAPPPSAQKARELAASGSWEELYLAFASGDVSGVPEAQRRTISAALLKGCEALLGDDAVMAYSLGERAAVYDESAGALRCLARSARKTDQRAAAEAALRKGLERHPKDGSFGLELGRLLLEEQDSAGALAVLEKVPPRSKEGAEAKRLIQQARAKTSEEGAARREAERLEQRINGKTGAVPAGGGASRGDTRPASLTYESSTGPGGMRTRANSRFVIRYFNNERDFGQRAEYEGQVVSALDEAYDFTRRILGEVRQAPVDVILYTLAEFSTHFGARTARGVAGLYSENAIRINDAAELTQMTKATLVHEYVHAAVDDFCGGSGHNVPIWLNEGLAEYVEWRYLGGDDPPRPLKTSMTGAAKAGKLPKLEDLARRPLISTSNPGIAYGVSALAVRELVRQGGTAKLLTLIRDVGQGTSFEASLKSHYELSLEALDKEVRDALQ